The Altererythrobacter sp. Root672 genome includes a window with the following:
- a CDS encoding MFS transporter: protein MAPQTSTYQFAPHERPVMPGSPATPTHPMPRRIGYFAIGVLVALTAGLANGLLIGNLPQIQGALGLTSVEGAWLTAAYSMTNVCTSFMLIKFRQQFGLQRLTRVFLLGFVAISGIQVLVHSYGLELALRAGAGIIAAGFTPLGFFYIMQAMPAKARLGGMILGVGLTQVALPLARVISPVLLANGEITNLYLFEFALSLICLGSIALLRLPPSETANVFEKLDFASFALFAPGMMLLLAVLTQGRIVWWTTPWIGYGFAASVVLIGTAMVIEHNRANPMLNTRWMRTGGVIRFALVAATVRLLLGEQNYGAVGLLSVVGMGNDQLIMFNLVLVAATLAGVIASLVTLNPNDLLKPIVLSVALIGLGAWLDSHSSNLTRPADFYVTQGMIGFAAAYFLGPTMMLGILRALAKGPSHMVSFSAVFSIAQTLGGLGGGAMLGTFQIVRQRYHFNELVQSMLATDPQVALRVKQLSGAYGKVVTDQVLLQKRGIELLTQQVTREANIMAFNDVFLLIAVLSAIAFAYLFGRWLYLRWYGINPLAEELAALQRMRPSQ from the coding sequence GTGGCGCCGCAGACTTCGACCTATCAGTTCGCGCCGCATGAACGGCCGGTCATGCCCGGCTCGCCGGCGACGCCGACGCACCCCATGCCGCGCCGGATCGGCTATTTCGCGATCGGCGTCCTCGTCGCACTGACGGCGGGGCTCGCGAACGGATTGCTGATCGGAAACCTGCCCCAGATCCAGGGAGCGCTGGGCCTGACGAGCGTCGAGGGGGCCTGGCTGACCGCCGCCTATTCGATGACCAATGTCTGCACCAGTTTCATGCTGATCAAGTTCCGCCAGCAGTTCGGACTGCAGCGCCTGACGCGGGTATTCCTGCTCGGGTTCGTGGCGATTTCCGGCATCCAGGTCTTGGTCCACAGCTATGGCCTCGAGCTCGCGCTGCGCGCCGGAGCCGGGATCATCGCCGCCGGTTTCACCCCGCTGGGCTTCTTCTACATCATGCAGGCCATGCCCGCGAAAGCCCGGCTCGGCGGGATGATCCTCGGCGTGGGCCTGACCCAAGTGGCCTTGCCGCTGGCGCGGGTGATCTCGCCCGTGCTGCTGGCCAATGGCGAGATCACCAACCTCTACCTGTTCGAATTCGCGCTTAGCTTGATCTGCCTCGGCAGCATCGCCCTGCTGCGCTTGCCCCCGAGCGAGACGGCAAACGTGTTCGAGAAGCTCGATTTCGCCAGCTTCGCGCTGTTCGCGCCGGGCATGATGCTGCTGTTGGCGGTGCTGACGCAGGGGCGGATCGTCTGGTGGACGACGCCGTGGATCGGCTACGGGTTCGCGGCCTCGGTCGTGCTGATCGGCACCGCGATGGTGATCGAACACAACCGCGCCAACCCCATGCTCAACACCCGCTGGATGCGGACCGGCGGCGTAATACGCTTCGCCCTGGTGGCGGCCACGGTCCGTCTGCTTCTGGGCGAGCAGAACTACGGAGCCGTGGGCCTGCTTTCGGTCGTCGGCATGGGCAATGACCAGCTCATCATGTTCAACCTGGTTCTGGTGGCGGCCACTCTGGCCGGAGTGATCGCCAGCCTGGTTACGCTCAACCCGAACGACCTGCTCAAGCCGATCGTGCTGTCGGTCGCGCTGATTGGCCTAGGCGCCTGGCTGGACTCGCATTCGAGCAACCTCACCCGCCCCGCCGACTTCTACGTGACGCAGGGCATGATCGGCTTCGCAGCGGCCTATTTCCTCGGACCCACCATGATGCTCGGCATCCTGCGCGCGCTCGCCAAGGGGCCGAGCCACATGGTGAGCTTTTCCGCAGTGTTCAGCATCGCGCAGACGCTCGGCGGGCTTGGCGGCGGGGCGATGCTCGGCACATTTCAGATCGTTCGCCAGCGCTACCATTTCAACGAGCTGGTCCAGTCCATGCTGGCGACCGACCCCCAAGTGGCGCTGAGGGTCAAACAACTGAGCGGGGCCTACGGCAAGGTCGTGACCGACCAGGTGCTGCTCCAAAAACGAGGGATCGAACTTCTCACCCAGCAAGTCACGCGCGAGGCGAACATCATGGCGTTCAACGACGTGTTCCTGCTGATCGCGGTGCTGTCGGCTATCGCGTTCGCCTATCTTTTCGGCCGCTGGCTCTATCTCCGTTGGTACGGGATCAACCCCCTCGCCGAAGAACTCGCCGCACTCCAGAGAATGAGGCCCAGCCAGTGA
- a CDS encoding TonB-dependent receptor domain-containing protein, giving the protein MRVYRHRGTMMCRELSRIALAIGLAAGWSATAMAQDAAPSDPPAAATADGENQIVVTGSRVTRSTFETPNPVTVLDSEDIQALGLNNVAEVVSQLPSNSNFFAANNVGLGNFNVGAQLVNLRGLNPFFGTRTLTLIDTRRVVPTTTGGGVDITLVPSMLVGRVETVTGGASAVYGSDAIAGVVNVILDKDLEGIKAQADYTVTTHGDGDDFHITGAYGTAFADDRGHFIVGAEFQDTSAIGNCSEERDWCAQNYAMFTNTDYATNGQPHYIIGRDASPAYTSQTGVLIPCLAFVGVCIYAPAVTGPAVQFNPDGTGTVPFDPGLYSAGAGIFGFRQGGDDLAVGAYDATTVRVAVQKLSTLARVEYEVGSSVTASLEGSYARSEANNPVATGAIGPYAFDVGGGALVGYHIAPDNAFLPAGVAATMGPGGAFIGRNMNNLQTAENDTNNETWRVVAALSGDVGESWNWDAYYSHGVNKNDQHLYHNVVDPLLRFALDAVNTPTGIACGIDVPGHINPNTGQPYTAADQALADASGTCAPLNLFGAANADQAAIDYAFRTLVEFSTQKQDVIAANLRGDLFDGFGAGSVKLASGVEWRTESGTVTHDMANQPWYSGYTLSYGLDYGGKTEVLEGYAELNVPVFRDSPVGKYLELDGAVRLTHNKNTGTSGANDGQSASREFLTWKLSGIWDVTDWVRLRGTRSRDVRAPQFRELFQTYATTVGGPFGSVSNPWPGGSPSDPVSIDSGGDVNLRPEKADTLTVGVVLTPEDWFSGFRFSADWYQIKIKDAIIGPPFGIGAQNIVTGCFQGNTTFCDLMEGEGTADIIHIDNRAANLQGFTTRGMDFEAQYQTSIGTGSLLVRMLASYLYDQLFDTGLTNAATGEPLPPTNYAGQSGPTAAFGSFNTAPKWQANAFVTYNQGPFTGTVQARYIGAGRFLTVTASGGAPIDPSDPGYATTDPNSISDNRVDDAIYINLSGSYDITKQIQVFAALNNVFDRDPVIAPGGNGFPTNPVYFDTFGRNIRIGARVNF; this is encoded by the coding sequence ATGCGGGTCTACAGACACCGCGGCACGATGATGTGTCGCGAGCTCAGCAGAATTGCACTTGCCATTGGCCTTGCAGCGGGTTGGTCCGCCACCGCGATGGCGCAAGACGCGGCCCCCTCGGACCCTCCAGCCGCCGCTACGGCGGATGGCGAAAACCAGATCGTGGTCACCGGCTCGCGCGTTACCCGCAGCACTTTCGAAACGCCGAACCCGGTCACCGTGCTCGACTCGGAAGACATCCAGGCCCTGGGCCTGAACAATGTCGCCGAAGTCGTCTCGCAGTTGCCTTCGAACTCGAACTTCTTCGCTGCCAACAACGTTGGCCTCGGCAACTTCAACGTCGGCGCGCAGCTGGTCAACTTGCGCGGCCTCAATCCGTTCTTCGGCACGCGCACGCTGACGCTGATCGATACGCGTCGTGTGGTCCCAACCACCACGGGCGGCGGCGTCGACATCACGCTGGTTCCCTCGATGTTGGTCGGCCGGGTGGAGACCGTCACCGGCGGCGCCTCGGCGGTCTATGGTTCCGACGCGATTGCCGGGGTCGTGAACGTGATCCTCGACAAGGATCTCGAAGGCATCAAGGCGCAGGCCGACTACACCGTCACCACGCACGGCGATGGCGACGATTTCCACATCACCGGCGCCTATGGGACCGCCTTTGCCGACGATCGCGGGCACTTCATCGTCGGCGCCGAATTTCAGGACACCTCGGCGATCGGCAATTGCTCCGAGGAACGCGACTGGTGCGCGCAGAACTATGCGATGTTCACCAATACCGACTACGCGACGAATGGTCAGCCGCACTACATCATCGGTCGCGACGCGAGCCCGGCCTACACCAGCCAGACAGGCGTGCTCATTCCGTGCCTGGCGTTTGTCGGCGTGTGTATCTACGCGCCCGCCGTCACCGGGCCCGCGGTCCAGTTCAATCCGGACGGCACCGGGACCGTTCCCTTCGATCCAGGCCTGTACTCCGCCGGCGCCGGCATCTTCGGTTTCCGCCAAGGTGGCGACGATCTCGCAGTGGGCGCTTATGATGCCACCACCGTGCGCGTGGCGGTCCAGAAGCTCAGCACCCTCGCCCGCGTCGAATACGAAGTCGGTTCGTCGGTAACCGCCTCTCTCGAAGGATCATACGCCCGCAGCGAAGCCAACAACCCGGTCGCAACGGGCGCTATTGGACCCTACGCGTTCGATGTCGGCGGGGGCGCCCTCGTCGGCTATCATATTGCGCCCGACAACGCCTTCCTGCCTGCCGGCGTGGCGGCCACCATGGGGCCAGGCGGCGCCTTCATCGGCCGCAACATGAACAATCTCCAGACCGCGGAGAACGACACCAATAACGAAACCTGGCGCGTGGTTGCTGCGCTTTCGGGAGACGTCGGCGAGAGCTGGAACTGGGACGCCTACTACTCGCACGGCGTGAACAAGAACGACCAGCACTTGTACCACAACGTTGTCGATCCGCTGCTGCGCTTCGCGCTCGACGCGGTCAACACGCCCACCGGGATAGCCTGCGGTATCGACGTACCCGGACACATCAATCCCAACACCGGGCAGCCCTACACCGCGGCCGACCAGGCTCTGGCCGATGCGTCGGGCACTTGCGCGCCGCTCAACCTGTTCGGAGCGGCCAATGCCGATCAGGCGGCGATCGACTACGCCTTCCGCACATTGGTTGAGTTCTCGACCCAGAAGCAGGACGTGATCGCGGCCAACTTGCGGGGCGACTTGTTCGATGGGTTCGGCGCGGGGTCGGTCAAGCTCGCCAGCGGTGTCGAATGGCGAACCGAAAGCGGCACCGTCACGCACGATATGGCGAACCAGCCTTGGTACTCCGGCTACACGCTCAGCTACGGCCTCGACTACGGCGGCAAGACCGAAGTCCTCGAAGGCTATGCCGAATTGAACGTACCGGTGTTTCGCGATTCGCCTGTCGGCAAATATCTGGAACTCGACGGTGCGGTCCGCCTGACTCACAACAAGAACACCGGCACATCAGGAGCCAATGACGGTCAATCGGCCAGCCGCGAGTTCCTCACCTGGAAGCTCAGCGGTATCTGGGACGTTACCGACTGGGTGCGCCTGCGTGGCACACGCTCGCGAGACGTCCGCGCTCCGCAGTTCCGCGAACTGTTCCAGACTTACGCGACGACAGTGGGCGGGCCGTTTGGTTCAGTCAGCAACCCCTGGCCGGGTGGCAGCCCTAGCGATCCGGTCAGCATCGACAGCGGCGGCGACGTCAACCTTCGGCCCGAGAAAGCCGATACCCTGACCGTAGGCGTGGTGCTGACGCCAGAGGACTGGTTCAGCGGCTTCCGCTTCTCTGCCGACTGGTATCAAATCAAGATCAAGGACGCGATCATCGGCCCGCCGTTCGGCATCGGGGCGCAGAACATCGTCACGGGTTGCTTCCAGGGCAACACGACCTTCTGCGATCTGATGGAGGGTGAAGGGACGGCGGACATCATCCACATCGACAACCGCGCGGCCAACCTGCAAGGGTTTACCACGCGGGGCATGGACTTCGAGGCGCAGTACCAGACCTCGATTGGCACCGGTTCGCTGCTGGTTCGAATGCTGGCATCTTATCTTTACGATCAGCTGTTCGACACCGGCCTGACCAACGCCGCGACCGGCGAGCCCCTGCCGCCCACCAACTACGCCGGGCAATCGGGCCCGACGGCCGCGTTCGGCAGTTTCAACACGGCACCCAAGTGGCAGGCGAACGCCTTCGTCACGTACAACCAGGGCCCGTTCACCGGGACGGTGCAGGCGCGCTACATCGGCGCGGGACGGTTCCTCACCGTCACGGCCAGCGGCGGCGCGCCGATCGATCCCAGTGACCCGGGTTACGCCACGACTGATCCGAACAGCATCAGCGACAACCGTGTCGACGATGCGATCTACATCAACCTCTCTGGATCTTATGACATCACCAAGCAGATCCAGGTCTTTGCGGCGCTGAACAACGTGTTCGATCGTGATCCCGTGATCGCGCCGGGCGGGAATGGCTTCCCGACAAACCCGGTCTACTTCGACACGTTCGGGCGGAACATCCGCATCGGAGCGCGAGTGAATTTCTGA